agtttctggataTATTCAGTTTATGTTGATAGAAAAacttcaattaaatatcgaaataatataaaaataataaaagaagtaatgaaacacagacttactcacaatcatttaataatactttgacgaccggtttcgatctctacactattcagatcatcttcaggtcggcgtttaCAAGTACatagttaaatgatgccgttacaagggatgcgttgccagttcgttgataacatgtttatacgtccaacttatgctaataggatagctaggtAAGGGACAGGGCAAGCAGACATGCTTCGTATGTCAAAACATAGTGAAATtagaatggatcctgaaggaataTGTGTGTTGAAAAACAGAGAATGTTGTGTTAGAAatgagaaagacaacgttcgAGTGGGTATGTTTTTAATGTATAAGCTAAGTCCgaaatagttttattgtagacaCTTGTACTAATGTGAAGGTCTTTGCTCGTAGATGTTATGAGATATGGGCAGAGGTCAAAGTATGgaaaatgacaaataggaaattttttttaaaaaatgtatgtattgtTCCCAGTCAAAGGACTAAGGGATGtcatatatttaatataattGTAGGTGCCTGACACTTTGAAATCTGTGAAATGTAGAGGATTATAAGAAAAATAATTAGATAAAAAGATAAGTAAAAAAGAATGTCAAAATAATATTGGTTGAAAAACTGTAAAAATTATAGGTGATCTGAAAAGGAAGGAGTTtttttgtttgagctattgtatGATAGAATATGTTCAGAAAGAAAattgaataaataataatagggcgcaggcacttacttgagaatagttttaaaataaataaataaattaacacatacCACTTAGGATTTTTATAACTACACAGACAAAACAACAAATGGTATAAATTTTGATgggaggtagcactacatttccAAATTCACTAAataactgatttttaatttttttaaatgaaatttagTTTTTTGTGTGTCTTCAGTTAGAGGGAATATTATTGGACCTATTAGTGCACCtagggcaccaggtgatccgggcgTGAGTTCTGATGATATATTCGTATTGAGCGACTCCAAAACCACCTACTAATCCATTTCTATGCATTCAGTGCCGAAAACCTTTCAAACTCCAGAAAATAATGTTCCTTAGCAGTGATCGTGGGCACCAGTTGCTTCGGAAGTCCATTGTGATGGGGTATTCGTATTTAGCAACCCCAACCAGAATTATCTTCTAAGTATTCTTCTATATAATTGCTAAAGATTGTATCTCAGATTATCCTACTAAATCCATTGTCATTGTTAGTTCGTTAATCGCTTCTAAGAAGTTGGAATATGTTTCTGTTTCAttcatttgttttaaattgtttgtACTGTATCTaaattttttcctaaattttatATTAGTAGAATTGGTTTATGAGCTATTAAATATCCTTGATATAAATCTTAtcaattaatataataatatacgtaattaatatataaataaattaataaataactaaatttttttttgttttaaatatgatttattaaaagTGATTTTATAGAAATTACTTAAGTCCCCATTCTGTACTTAGACCATTtccacaaatattttttaattgaaattttcGTCCAAAACAGTTAACTTTCAGATGAAACTGTATGCCTTGATTGGTTGAGGTATAAACCTAAAAGGATAGTTAatacaaaatacatacaaaatattttattattttaaattcatTGAATTTATTCTCTCTTAGGTTTTCGATTTGGCACATAAACAAGCAAATTTTCAACAATCAAAGTTTTAAATATAACCGTTAGGTTTCCGTTCTTTATTCCATGGAAATATATTCTTTCACCAAAAATACCACCTGATGGAAGAAGACGTGATTCCTCTTGTTTGACCTTCTTACACTTAATTATACCACTCTCTTCCTTCCAATCTATTTGATAAACGTCATTGTCACCTTCGCAATCTTCTTCAAGCTCTTGCCAGCAGCTAATTTCATAATTGGTTTGTTGaggtttcattgttttgaaacACGCTCTATTATCGGTAAATTGTACTTGTTCAATTGTTACATTATTGGTTAATTTTATTGATGAAATTCCTCCATTTACTTTAAAACAGTAAATTTTGTAATAATTGTCTTGATCGTAAAATACTTTTCCACATCTCGATGACACAActgaaacaaatataaaattaccAGAACAATACCAAGAtgcacaagataatagaaaaatattgtaCTGATATTATGCCTGCATCCGTAGTTCGGCAGATCAACCTCACAGGATCGAACGAGTTTCCATACCGGCGAAACCCCACTACATGCCACCTCTCCGTTTGACGGTTACCAAGAGTGTATTCGAGACAAGAAAGGAGAATCATAAAATCAGTACCCCTTGGCAAACTGAACCAGGAAGAACTGAAACGGCAGAGATGCAATGGATTGAATTGGAATTTTGCTGAGGTGGGAGCGCTCTCTGCGTTTCGCCGGAATTGTATCCGCCGAGACCGGCAGTGGCCATTGCAGATCCGAAGACGGTGGATGGGTTACTTTGTGTCGGTGTTTGATTGTTATCGCATTGGATTGAAATGTGATAAGCTGCGAGTGTGAGTGTGTAGATATATTGATTCCGTGTAGCGTTATTTCTATTGTATATACTGTGttgtatattgtaatattctaatattgttatattttattttatttatttcgaattgtatataaatatcttaaatatatttactttgttttaaCCTGTGCTTTACCGAGTCTGTCGCCCTGATAGAGCTACTCGTTACAATATAACGAAAAAACAAACTAGATGACAAACATATGAAGGAATAGTACACATAATTAATACCATTTAGCTGATTTAGCTTTAGGAAAAGGAAAAATGCAGCAAGCAGTTTGAGGAGGGAAAATTTTGCACAATCAAATGAAGGGATGGATTGTTTCTGCAAGCATCATATTATAGCCAATTTTCGAACTGTAGAATTATTTAATCGAAATCGAAATGCAAAGGAATACAGGTGGACGATGATACTTGTTTTTATACCCTCCAATTTGCCGATGATCAAGTAATATGTGCAAATGACAAAGAGGATCTCGAGCACATGACACGAAAATTGAATGAAGAATTTGAAAAATGGGGTTTGATAATGAACATGGAAAAGACGGTGTACCTCTACGTAGGAGAGGAAACTACTGACCTGCAactggaaaacaataaaacaataaaacgatGTAAAGACTGTAAATACCTGGgaataaattttaataaagaaGGAACGGATGATGCAGAAATAAACAGTAGAATAATTAAAGCTAGGAAATTAATTAAATCTCTGAATGGAATTTTATGGAGTACTGAAATAGGAAAACAAAGAAAATTGAGAATATATGACACAATGATAAAAGCACATTGCTGTACGGATCTGAAACTTGGCGTCTGAAAGAACATCAAATAAGGAAAATAGAGGCCACAGAAATGGATGCACTAAGAAGAGCAGCTAGAAAAACGAAACTTGATAGGGTTCGAAACAACACAATTAAGGAAGAAATGGGTCTAAAAGAACCTTTGACCGACTGCATAGATAGaaaacagcttagatggtatgggCATGTTCAAAGAATGCCAGAAGAAAGACTACCAAAGAAAGTAGCAAAATAGATACCACCGGAACacagaaaacgaggaagaccaaagTAATCGTGGATGGAAGGAGTTCGAAGATCAATGAGCGAACGAGGATTGACAGAAGAAGATTGTAATGATAGGACGCGATGGCAATTgtgcatcggacaacgtcgcaggaCGTTCTAACCcgaaaattattaaacaaaaagtACTCATTCTATTTAGTACTACATCGTTGGAAAAACGCAGGATATAATACGTATCACCGAAGTTCTGAGTGAAGCACAACGAATGCTACAATAATTAGAAAACCTATAGGTCTCGTATCGTATAACAATAGGCCTAAAAATGAACctcagtaagaccaaatttatgacaaatttagttcccaagTGAACACCTAACCATCTAAAATCAAGTGGTCGAATTGACAGTGCAACAAgacgcacagaaccgtgaagagtggtgAAAAATGGAAGAGACCTATgtctagggatgggaaaaacctaccggtttaaacctaaaaccggttttttactacGCAATAACTGGTTTTACCgtttataaccggttttttctttttaaagtaaaaaccggtttttaggtttttacggtgattaggattaggttaggtattattttggatcccaatcataattattattctcaaagaattattccaaacaaaaccagaataaaaattttattttataagtacagaagcaaactgaaagtgcaaactcacatcagccagaaacaattaagttttattataatatttcgttgaaaatgtatttgtaatcataatatttacataagaagtgatctcattgaagtagacgcaaacatcatctatttttcacacttgactcttgacattgaaagtgggtgaatgactttttctgattaccaaaataatgttctgactatgaatattaaattaccgattacgaatacgaatctccaaggatttccctaagttttcaaaacgatacacccacacaggaagtattaaatgagttagaaaatgtacctattatacaaataaacaaacgtgttaaaagaaatacatgataattttttttatggtaataaaaataaaagataaattgcattgtccaatttatttttaagtaaaatttttatgttgatattatttttttaaatcccatttgaaagagtttgggaaattttttataagttgaaaagGTTGggttatattgtatattattgcaatatgtatatattaatcttacgctatattatatttaataataatcaataaatataaaataataataaaatagtaaataaatataataatgaatagataaaaatggttttattaaaaattgtgatttatttatattgatattcatATTCTTTCGATAgtagtgcattgtaaatgtaacattgtaacctattggattaaaaaaccgaaaaccggtttttggaaaaaccggttttttttggccggttataaccgccaggttaaaccgtaagcaaaaaaaccggtataaccgaaaaccggtgttttgtcaaaaaccgccatccctactatGTCCAGCGATAGAGGGAAGAGGTTGCTTGAAAGACCACATCCTGTACTTAAACCATTTCcatgaatattttttttaattgaaatttttggTCAAAACAGTTAACTTTGAGATGAAACTCTATGTCTGGATTGGTTGAGGTATAAACCTAAAAGGATAGTAGTTAATAcaaaatacatacatatatagaaaatattttattattttaaagtcaTTGAATTCATTCTCTCTTAGGTTTTACATTTGGTACATAAACAAGAAAAAACTGAGCAATCTTAATTTCAAATATAACCGTTAAGTTTCCGTTCTTTATTCCATAGTAATATATTCTTCCATGATTGTAATCCTTTTTATTGATCTTCTTACACTTAAGTATATCACTCTCTTCATTCCAACCTAGTGGATCAACGCCATTGTAACCTTCGCAATCTTCTTCAAGCTCTTCCCAGCAGCTAATTTCATAATTAGTTTGTTGAGGTTTTATTATTTTGAAGCACTGTCTATTATCGGTAGATTGTACTTCATCAATTGTTACATTATTGGTCAGTTTTATTGACGAAATCCCTCCATTTACTTTAAAACAGTAAATTTTGTAATAATTGACTTGATCGTAAAATACTTTTCCACATCCCGATGACACAActgaaacaaatataaaattaccAGAGAAATGCCAAAATAGACATAATATAGTACTTATcaccgaagatctgggtgaagcaaGACAAATGCTACAAGAATTAGAAAACGTATGTTCAAAagtaggtctaaaaatgaacccCAGCAAGACCAAATTCATGACAAATTTAGTTTCCAAGCGAACActtaaccatccaaaatcaagtgatcgaattgacagaaaaatacatacctatatctcggtcatgaaacCAGAATAAGCAAGGATAATCAGCCCTGTGAATTTCAACAACGAATAACACTgacttgcttgggcggcgtaaGGTTCACTAAGAGatatctttaagagcaacatcccgattcccgatagctatgaaacggaagaaaTTTGatcaatgcgttcttcctattatgacatacggagcaaaactttcacgctcacaaaaacaacagctaTAAAAATGCGAATGGCACAAAAACGAATGAAAAGATCGATTCTACGCGTGACAAAGGCAGACAAAATAAGAAACCAAGACCTGAGGAAAAGAATAGGTATCACTGATATCGTCGAACGCATAGACAAGCCGAAACGGAATGGGGTAGGCCACCTAGCGAGACTAAAAGACGCAAGATgtaccagaaaactaattgactggcgcccaagagaagataaacgcagcAGAGAACAAtgaccaacacgctggatggacgacattaaacgaatatccaagCAATGGTAACAAGACGCACAGAACCGTGAAAAGTGGCGAAAAATgagagagacctatgtccagcggTGGAAGGAAGAGGTTGCATGAAAGTCCCCATCCTGTACTTAGACCATTTCCacgaatattttttctaattgaaatttttggtCAAAACAGTTAACTTTGAGATGAAACTCTATGTCTGGATTGGTTGAGGTATAAACCTAAAAGGATAGTAGTTAATAcaaaatacatacatatatagaatagtatattgtgcaacaagtgcagaaaggtactaatttctcacgagtttgaaaagttgcggtacgagcgcaagcgagtgccgcaattcaaacgagtgagaaattacctttctgcacgtgtttcacactatactttttctacaagcacagtttttcctaaaaataaaaatcacaatttccaaacgacgattaattataatatatgtgaatatgtgataaattttaaactgtatttagttaatacctactaatcaatttaaattccttatacctaaataaattgcacagaaatcagttaaaaaattaatgcactgctttaatttgtttaaatttaaacaattattacacattattgacagtatatttatgcagtcacggatttacacaaaacctacttcattcgacgtctcttgcacaggttgctaaatccttattggttatttgataattataaaatgtttaataagaataaaattgtaaaataaaacagttgtaacatccataatttagtttctatgctatagttaaatataataattgtcttataggttatatatttgtctaaagtttaaccacggatgtaaacagaatataacgttactcagaatgcggtagtccacggatgtaaacagaatataacgttactcagaatgaggtagtcaactgtgcagaaaagaactttgcggcacagaaacgtcactttgcggcacagaaacgtcacttttctgcacactaatgtcaaatatcttatactgtgagaaaatatcaagtttgctaacataaaaccgtgcagaaaagtgcactttgaatagtggttgtagaaaaaatattttattattttaaagtcaTTGAATTCAGTCTCTCTTAGGTTGTAGGTCTGGTACATAAACAAGCCTATATTGAACAATACTAATTTCAAATATAACCGTTAAGTTTCCGTTCGTTATTCCGTGGTAGTATATTCTTCTATGTTTGTAATCCCTTTTATTGACCTTCTTACACTTAATTATATCACTATCTTTATTCCAATATCTTTAATAAACGTCATTGTCACCTTCGCAATCTTCTTCAAGCTCTTGCCAGCAGTAAATTTCATACTTAGTTTGTTgaggttttattattttaaagcaCTTTCTATTATCGGTAGATTGTACTTCTTCAATTGTTACATTATTGGTCAGTTTTATTGACGAAATCCCTCTATTTGCTTTAAAACAGTAAATTTTGTAATAATTGTCTTGATCGTAAAATACTTTTCCACATCCCGATGACACAActgaaacaaatataaaattaccAGAGAAATGCCAAAATGCACATAATATAGTACTTATcaccgaagatctgggtgaagcaagacaaatgctacaagaattagaaaacgtatgttcaacaataggtctaaaaatgaacctCAGCAAGACCAAATTCATGACT
The window above is part of the Diabrotica virgifera virgifera chromosome 2, PGI_DIABVI_V3a genome. Proteins encoded here:
- the LOC114335800 gene encoding uncharacterized protein LOC114335800 isoform X1, whose product is MQSIEMYKFLIVFLTFTVTSVVSSRCGKVFYDQDNYYKIYCFKVNGGISSIKLTNNVTIEQVQFTDNRACFKTMKPQQTNYEISCWQELEEDCEGDNDVYQIDWKEESGIIKCKKVKQEESRLLPSGGIFGERIYFHGIKNGNLTVIFKTLIVENLLVYVPNRKPKRE